A part of Pectinatus sottacetonis genomic DNA contains:
- a CDS encoding Lrp/AsnC family transcriptional regulator, which translates to MKFKNLDEIDEKILQYLSENGRMTNAELGRSVGLTRAAVRERVNQLVKRGIIEHFTIVVNPLKAGKQLSLFFDIAVEWSYLDSVAEKLLATEEVTNVYAMSGKPHLHVHALLDTQEHAAKFMQTLKKTEGIVSVETELLLTRYKERDSLLI; encoded by the coding sequence ATGAAATTTAAAAACTTGGATGAAATAGATGAAAAAATTTTACAATATCTTTCTGAAAATGGACGTATGACTAATGCTGAACTTGGCCGCAGTGTAGGACTTACAAGAGCTGCTGTACGAGAACGAGTCAATCAACTTGTCAAACGTGGGATCATTGAACATTTTACGATTGTAGTCAATCCATTAAAAGCGGGTAAACAGTTGTCATTATTTTTTGATATTGCAGTAGAATGGAGTTATCTTGATAGTGTAGCGGAGAAACTTCTAGCAACGGAAGAAGTTACAAATGTTTATGCGATGAGTGGAAAACCGCATCTGCATGTACATGCATTATTGGATACTCAGGAACATGCAGCAAAGTTTATGCAGACGCTGAAAAAAACGGAAGGAATTGTTTCAGTGGAAACAGAACTGCTTTTAACACGCTATAAAGAACGTGACAGCTTATTGATTTAA
- a CDS encoding MFS transporter translates to MIPKEIKTALLMAASLFMAMLDGTIVITALPRMAQYFNMSMATVSLLISAYLITSAIFIPLSAWMVSQFGKKKIWLAAVFIFTLSSLANAVAPNFCFLLLTRIIQGISSSLMLPTARLIVLEKAPTARLLEMVSYLIWPALIAPVIAPLVGGFIITYWSWQWIFLINIPIGLVIILLGIVLIDADEVNSQTGFDLLGFIEIAVSSGIILLGAELATHGRNYWYAALGLVIAGIVLGFIVYRHLQKTSVPLFSVNALKITSFRICQTSGSVLWLCVGALPYILTIFLQTIFHWSAIKAGSYVLFIFIGNIGIKPFTNFIIRRIGYRSSLLVSFGMIFITSIALAFITNDTIAGYIIVLAVISGAGRSLALTNYSGLCFSEVSPEDRNSANTLNAVIQTLSQGLGISLITVVINLLQIIVSISVAYKLGFIFLGLLMIPPVCEVFLLPKSIGQFTLTKQ, encoded by the coding sequence ATGATTCCGAAAGAAATAAAAACAGCTTTATTGATGGCGGCCAGTCTTTTTATGGCAATGCTGGATGGAACAATAGTGATTACTGCCCTGCCGAGAATGGCACAGTATTTTAATATGAGTATGGCTACGGTTTCGTTGCTTATAAGTGCTTATTTAATTACATCGGCTATTTTTATTCCACTAAGTGCATGGATGGTAAGCCAATTTGGCAAGAAAAAGATCTGGCTTGCTGCTGTGTTTATTTTTACTTTAAGTTCACTGGCTAATGCTGTGGCTCCCAATTTTTGTTTTTTATTGCTGACTAGAATTATCCAGGGAATATCCAGCTCGCTTATGCTGCCAACAGCGCGATTGATAGTATTAGAAAAAGCACCGACAGCAAGATTATTGGAAATGGTGAGTTATCTTATATGGCCGGCGTTGATAGCACCGGTAATAGCACCTCTGGTAGGAGGCTTCATTATTACATACTGGAGTTGGCAGTGGATATTCCTTATTAATATTCCTATAGGATTGGTGATAATTTTGCTGGGAATTGTATTAATTGATGCTGATGAAGTAAATTCCCAAACTGGTTTTGACCTTTTAGGTTTTATAGAAATTGCTGTTTCATCTGGTATAATATTATTAGGGGCAGAGCTGGCTACACATGGCAGAAATTATTGGTATGCAGCTTTAGGCCTGGTTATAGCAGGTATAGTATTGGGCTTTATTGTTTACAGGCACTTGCAAAAAACATCTGTTCCCTTGTTTTCTGTCAATGCACTGAAGATAACTTCTTTTAGGATTTGCCAGACGAGTGGCTCTGTTTTATGGCTGTGTGTCGGAGCACTGCCATATATTCTTACTATTTTTTTGCAGACGATCTTTCATTGGTCTGCCATAAAAGCAGGCAGTTATGTTTTGTTTATTTTTATCGGAAATATAGGCATAAAACCTTTTACAAACTTTATTATTCGTAGGATTGGTTATCGGAGTTCCCTGTTAGTTTCATTTGGAATGATATTTATTACTTCGATAGCTTTGGCATTTATCACTAATGATACTATTGCCGGGTATATAATAGTACTTGCAGTGATTTCAGGGGCAGGTCGTTCATTGGCTTTAACTAATTACAGTGGCTTATGTTTTTCTGAAGTTAGTCCAGAAGACAGAAATAGTGCTAACACCCTGAATGCTGTTATCCAGACATTATCACAAGGCTTGGGGATATCCCTTATCACTGTGGTTATTAATCTTTTACAGATAATTGTTTCTATCAGTGTAGCTTATAAATTAGGATTTATATTTCTTGGATTATTAATGATTCCACCTGTATGTGAAGTGTTTTTGCTTCCTAAAAGTATTGGTCAGTTTACGCTTACTAAGCAGTAA